TCTTGCAACACCTGCCGAATGGCCATGAGCGGTGTCCACCACAATAACGTCAGCCTGAGCTTTTATAAGCGCTTCCACCCGTTCCAAAGTATTACTGCTGATACCTACGGCTCCGCCTACTAAAAGTCGTCCGCGATAATCTTTAGCGGCATTAGGATATTTAATGCTTTTCTCAATGTCTTTGATGGTAATTAAGCCCTTTAAGGTATTTTCACTGTCAATGATTGGCAGCTTTTCAATTTTATGCTTTTTAAGAATTGCTTCCGCTTCTTCCAGAGTAGTTCCTTCTTCAGCAGTTACCAGGTTATCTTTTGTCATTGCATCCTTAATTTTTTTCTTAGGGTCATTTTCGAATCTTAGATCCCGGTTAGTAATAATTCCTACCAGTTTCATATCAACTGTAATTGGTACTCCCGAAATTCGATAACGTGCCATCAGTTCCAGAGCATCACCAACGCTATGGTCCGGAGATAAGTAGAAAGGATCCACAATAACCCCATTTTCCGAACGCTTGACCTTATCAATTTCAAAAGCCTGTTCTTCAATAGTCATGTTCTTATGAACAATACCGATTCCTCCCTCACGAGCCATGGCAATGGCCAGACGGGCTTCTGTAACGGTATCCATTCCGGCACTCATAATCGGAATTTTTAATGAAATTTTCTTAGTCAGCCGTGTTCCTGTATCCACATCTCCTGGCAATACTTCCGATTTTCCCGGAATCAGTAACACATCATCAAAAGTAATACCTTCTTTTAAAATTTTCTCCAACCTTTTACTCCTTTCAGGCTAATCACGATCCAGATTATTACACTCTATTGTTAACAGCCTTTAATGACTGTTTTAAACGGATCATTACATAATTGTCAGTGATTCTCATTGCTTTGACAGACTCTAAAGCAGTAATTTTTTGTAAATGCTTAAATCACATTCAGATACAAAAAAAGCAGACAACTGACCATTGTGCATCTGCTTCTTGCTTGCTATATTCCTGTCCTTATTATTCTGTTCATAAGTCTACCATACTTACCTTAATCATGACAATAATTATTTTACTGGTAACGTTATCTTTAGCTACAAACTTTTCTTTGGGATTATACAAACAAAGGAAGCCCATTTAAGCGGACTTCCTTTAATCATTTTTAGAATAAAAGCAGCGATGGATTTTCCATATCAGCTTTTACATCTTCAAGAAATTTAGCACCAGCCATGCCATCCGCAACCTGATGATCAAGATTAAGACTTATCTTCATAACTGAACGGACCATTGCTTCTCCGTGAATAACACGCATTCTTGAAACTACTTCACCAACACTTAAAATTGCGGCATTAGGTTGATTGATAATTGCCGTAAAGCTCTCAACTCCATACATACCCAGATTTGTAATGGTAAAAGTACTCCCTTTTAAATCTTCCGGCGTATATTTCTTACTCTTGATCTTCTTTAGCGTTTCACCCCGCGCTTTGACCATTTCTACAAAATTCATGGTTTGACATTGCTTAATAACCGGTACCAAAAGCCCGTCATCCTGCCCAACCGCCAGACCAATATTGACTTCTTCGTTAATAAATATCTGTTCATTTTGACGGCTGCAATTCATCATTTCATGTTTTTGCAAGGCTCTGGATGTAGCAATCAAAAGAAAATCCGTGTAGGTACAGCGATATCCGGCTTGTTCTTCGACTTTGCCGGTAATTTTACGTCGTAATTCTTTTATTTCGCTCATATCAATTTCTACCGTCAGAGTGATGACGGCATTTTCCTGATGGCTTTTAAACATCCGTTCAGCAATAATCTTTCGTTTTCCTGACAATGGAATACTTTTTCTGGACTCATCTGCTTGTGACTGCTCAACATCTGTCTTCTTTAGAAGATTTTCGCCGTCTATAACCGGCTCAGATTCTGACGCTAAATTTTTCTCTATTTCAGTATTCTCATGATCGACCATTACTTCGCGCGTTTCTCCTTCCTCCGACTGCAGATCATTTATTTCAGCCACTTCCACTAGGTTTTCATTTTTGATAAGCTCTATGTCATCAATCAATTCAGGTATCAGTAATTCTGGAATTATGTCTTGAGCAATAGCTTCTTTTTCAACAACCGGGATCTCCGCTTTTGCTTCCTGACTGCCTTGAACCGCATCACTCTCTTCTGTCTCCATAACCTTGCTATGCGGATCTGCATTTTCCTTATAATTTAGAAGTGACTTGCTTTCTTCTTCAGCCAAAAGTTCCCGCGCCAGTTTCCGCGCTTCCTGAATCAGTGCTTCCAATTCATCTTCCTCTTCTTTCAGCTTTTGTTTTTTGTCTGCAAGTAACTGGTTCGGATTTTTCTTTTCCGACACATCTTCTAATTCCTGCTCAGCCTTTGCATTTTCTAATTGCTCTTGAACTTCTCTGTTTTCTCTTTCTTCATTTAAGAGGCGGATCATTTCTTCTTTTTCCGCTTCAGCTGCTTTAATAGCTTCCATCATTTTAATTTTTTCAGCCTGCGCTTCTTCAATAGCTTTCTGAACTTCAGCTTTTTCGGCTTCTGTCGTCAAAGTTCTTTCAGTTTCTTTATCAGCTGGTGTGACACCCTCTGATTCAACTCCCTGATTCTCATCACTTTCTTCTACGGTGTTGTCAGTTTCTTCTGAAATCCCCCCTTGATCCACCACTTCCTCTTTTAGCGGTTCAGCGTTCAAGTTCTCTGGCATCTCCCACTCTGGTCGATTTTCGCTGGAATTCAGTTTGATTTCCTCGTCCTTAATTGGTGTCGGTTTGACGATAATTTCATCACGCAGATTGGCTTCTCCATTTTCAACAAAGGGGACAAAATCAAGATTAGATTTTCTACTGGCTCGATTTTCATTTTTTTCTTCTGTCATATTCTTTCTTGTCATTTCCTTTATACTCTGATTTTTGGGACGTAAAGTACTTTTCGTTTTTTTGCGGTTTTCGGGATGGCCAACCAGCGACTCCAACTCAGTCTCTATCTCAGCCGTTTCATACACTGGTGCCGTTCCTTTTGCTTTGATGGCACTGATTGTTTTTTCCACGTCTGCTAATTGAATCCGCCCGTTGGGACCAGTTCCTAAAACATTATTCAAATCAATTCCGGCCTCCCGCATCAAACGCCTGGCTGCTGGAGACATTCTTGCTCTCTGTAAGTTTTCTGACTTTTTTTCAGTTATCAACGATTTATTAGTCTTAATCTCTTCAAAAAGTTTCTTTTTCTCTGCTACCGATACTTCATGCAGCACATGGTCACCCTCAACATAATAGTCATTCTGAAAGTAGTTCTCAAGGTCAGGTAATTTGTCGTCTATAGACAAATCATATCCTTTCTTTTGAGGTACTACCACATCCTGAGGAACAACTTTCTGTGGGCGAACCGGTTTAACAGCCATTTGTGGTTCAGCTTCTTTTACTGCTGGCTCTTCGTTCTGAGATTTCAGGCCAATTTTTGCCAAATGATCCACAAACGCTTCGGTGCTTTCGTTTCCTGGAATCCATTCGCCTTCTTGACCAATATAACCGATGACCGAATAGACTGGATATTCATGGTCTACTTCGCCCAGGATTTTAAGAATCACTCCGGATTCTTCGGCTTCTACTTCAATACTGACCTTATCGGTCATTATCTCCAGTATTGGCTCTCCTTTTTTAACTTTATCCCCTTCTTCTACCAACCAGTCGATGATGGTTCCTGAACTCATATCCATTCCCAACTTGGGAAGTATTATTTCTTGCGCCATAATCCACTTCCTTTATTCGCGATTCAAAAGCTTATAGACAGCGTGGACAAAATCATTTTTCTGAGGCACCACTGCTGCTTCCAGTTCCCGATTATAAGGAATCGGCACATCCAGACCACCTAGTCTCACAATTGGAGCATCAAGATAATCAAAGGCATCACTTTCGGCCACCCTGGCTGCGATTTCTCCGCCAATTCCACCTGTTTTTGCAGCTTCATGGGCAACTATCAGCTTTCCAGTCTTAATGACGGATTCAATAATCGGACCCATATCCATCGGATAGAGCGTCAATGGGTTCAGAATTTCTACCTCTATTCCCTCTTCTTTTAGAAACTCAGCAGCTTCCATTGCTTTTTTTAGCATTGTTCCGTAAGTAACAATCGTTATATCCTTACCATCCCGTTCAACCACCGTTTTACCCAACTCGATCACAAAATCCTTATCCAGTGGGACCAGACCAACTTCTTTATATAATAGCTTATGCTCCATAAAACAGACTGGATTGTTATCGCGAATAGCCGCCTTCATCAGACCTTTGGCCTGTTCAGCAGTTGACGGCGTAACCACCTTGATTCCCGGTATATGACACAGCCAAGCCTCCAGACTTTGACAATGCTGGGCTGCCGCTCCGGTCCCAGAACCTGCCGGCAAACGCATCACCATTGGGACCTGGGACTGTCCACCAAACATATATCGCATTTTAGCCCCTTGATTGACCAGCGAATCCATGGCAAGGGTCATAAAATCCATAAACATAATTTCACAAATCGGACGCAGACCGGTGACTGCTGCACCCACTGCGGTTCCGACTATCGCCCCTTCGCTGATTGGGGTATCCATGATTCGGTCATCACCGAACTCACCAAGCATTCCGGCCGATAAGCCAAATGAACCACCATATAAACCTATATCCTCACCTAAAAAGATAACATTCTCATCCCGACGCATTTCTTCCGACATGGCAAGACGAATCGCTTCCCGGTAAGTCATTTTTTTTGATCGTTTTATCATCTTATCCCTCTCTTAAGCGTATACGTCATCAAGAACCGATGTAATTTCAGGTTCCGGACTTTCCTGGGCATATTTATAGGCTGCCTCAATAGAGTTTCTGGCCTCTGTTTCCAGTGCTTCAATCTGTTCTTCGGTCATAATTCGTCGATTGAGAAGGTAATTTTTCATCTTCAGAATTGGATCCTTCTTCTTCCACTCGGCGATTTCTTCTTTGCTGCGATAGACCTGAGCATCACTTTTGGAATGTCCGTTATATCGATATGTTTTTGATTCAATCAATACCGGACCTTTTCCGGCCCTGGCATAACGAAGGGCCTTAGTTGTAACATTATAGACTTCCAAAAAGTCATTGCCGTCCAGCGTCAGTCCCGGAATATCATAGCTCTGACTGCGATCAGCAATCCGTTCAATATTCATATGTTTTTTAATCGGGGTAGACATACCATACCCGTTATTTTCAATAAAAAAGACCACCGGCAGTTTCCAGACTGACGCCAGATTCAGTGATTCATGAAAAGAGCCCTCATTGGTTGCTCCGTCACCAGCAAAACAAAGCACCGCTTTACCGGTTTCTTTGTACTTCTGGGTTAGGGCTGCGCCGCAGGAAAGCGAAAAACCGCCGCCAACAACGCCATTGGCACCAAGGTTTCCATTTTCCACATCGGCGATATGCATGGAACCCCCTTTTCCTTTACAGTATCCAGTTGCCTTTCCTAAAAATTCAGCCATCATTCGATTAACATCAAGTCCAAAACCAATGGCCTGAGCATGTCCCCGATGAGTCAGTGAAACCAAGTCGCCTTCCTCTAATGCCATACAGGAGGCAACTGCTGAAGCTTCCTGCCCCATGGCAAGATGAGTCGTCCCGTGTACTAGTCCTCTGGAAAAAAGATAATCAATCTTTTCTTCAAAAAACCGTGCCTGATTCATTCTGAAATAAATTTTCAGTAAAATTTCTTCTGATAATTCAATCATATTTTCCTCCACATTCCGGTGTGAATTAATAAAACGTTTAAAGGAACTGCGTTCCTGTTTTTTAATGTCAATAAAGTTCTGTCTATTATATCCTTTTTGTAACAAAAAATAAAGAATGCTACAAAAATCACAAACTATCTGGAGTTTTTGACGCATTCTTTAATGTTTTCCTAAGTTTTCCTGTTTTTCAGACTACCAAACTGTTTAAGAATAGACTCTGCAATAATCAAATCTTCAGGGGTTGTAATCTTAATGTTGGTGTAATGGCCAGTCACAATTTTAACTGGATGGGGCAATGCTTCTACCAGTGAAGCATCATCTGTCCCAGAAAAATCATCCTTAATCGCCTTTTCATGAGCCTTCCTGAGCAAATCAGCAAGAAAAGTCTGCGGTGTCTGAATTTCGACCAATGTCTCGCGTTTAGGGGTACTCACCACCATGCCCTTTTCATCAATCACTTTGATAGTGTTCTTTGAAGGTACACCTACCGTTGTTGCTCCAAATTCCATGGTCTCTAAAATACTTTCAAAGATCATTTTTTCCTGCACAAGAGGTCTTGCACCGTCATGAACCATCACCAAATCAGCTTTTTCACTGCTGGCTAGAATACCCTTGTAGACCGATTCCTGACGGGTTTCTCCCCCCTGAATCATTTTAACCTTTTGAAAATGATAGGGTTTCAAAACCTGTTGTCGGCAGACACGAAATTCATTTTCGTTAACCACCAGAATAATCTCATCAATCAGCTCAGATTTTTCAAAAACTTCCAATGTATGCGCCAGTATTGGCTTGCCATTAAGGGTCAGATACTGTTTGTTAATCGGAGCATTCATTCGTCTGCCCTGACCGGCTGCTGGGATTATCGCACTGATATATTTTCTATGCATGCCGTCACCCAATCGTTTTAAGCGCTTCAGCAATCTGGTCGTCGTCCGTTGCAAACGTGATCTTTCTACTCAGATAGTCTTTGCTTTCTATCCTAATTTCCAGACAACGGTCAAATTTTTCTGCTTCTACTAAATCGGGCCATTCGATAATGAGTCCCGCCTTTTGATCCAGATAATCATAAAAACCCATTTCATACAGTTCGTCATGATCACTTAATCGATACAGATCAAAATGGTAGAGTTTATCACTATAAACATTGACAATGGTATAGGTTGGGCTTGAAACCGCATCTTCCCCTATTCCCAGGCCAGCAGCAATACCTCTGGTCATCAGGGTTTTTCCGGCTCCCATCTCCCCTTTTAGCAGGATGACAAAAGGAAAGCCGAGCATTTTCCCCAGTTGCCGGCCAAATTCTAAAGTATCTTTGTCGGATTGCGACTCAAATTCGAACGAAATGGTCATCACTCGCCTCCGCTGGAAATTTTTCTTTATTCATTGGGATCATTTTCATCATCGATGATCTCGTAGTCCACTTCCACAATCTCTCCATCCTTAATACGCCTTGTGTTTCCGGGAATATTAAAGGCCAATAGCAAGTAAACGACTATACTGATCACTCCAGCCCAGAAGCCCATAAAAAAGGGTAGTACCGGGACAATGAAAATAATTCTAAAAATCCAGGGGGTAATTCCAAAATAATCACCCAAACCTGAACAGACACCCGCCAGAATGGCGTTGTCTTTTTTTCTAATTAAATGTTTCTTCATTTCACCTATTCCTGATAATAATTTTCCAGAAAGCGTTCCAGCCGATCCATCGTTTCAATCAATTCTTCTGGATGGGGTAGAAATACAATTCTGAAATGATCCGGCAAGGGCCAGTTAAAACCGGTTCCCTGGACCATTAAAACATGTTCCCGTTTAAGAAAATCCAAAGCAAACTGAACGTCGCTCTTAATATTAAATCGCTCAATATCAAGTTTAGGGAAGCAGTAAAAAGCTCCCTGAGGTTTAACACATGAAAGTCCTGGAATCGAATTGACCCGTTTATGTACAATTTCTCGTTGTTCATAAAGCCGACCGCCTGGTTTGACCAGATCATTGATACTCTGATATCCGCCAAGCGAAGTCTGAATCGCATGCTGAGCCGGAACATTTGCACAAAGCCGCATGGATGCCAGGATATTAATCCCTTCAATATAGTCTTTAGCACCCGCTTTATTCCCGGTAAGAATCATCCAGCCAACGCGGAAACCTGCTACTCGATGGGATTTAGACAGGCCATTTAAAGTCACGACCAACACTTCGTCAGTTAAAGAAGCCAAAGGGATATGAACCTGGTCATCATAAATAATCCGGTCGTAAATCTCATCAGCATAAATAATCAGATCATTTTCAACAGCCAGTTTGACAATCCCTTCCAGAATATCTTTAGGATAGAGGGCTCCTGTGGGATTATTGGGGTTAATCACAACAATCCCTTTTGTGTTAGAATTAATCTTACTTTCCATATCTTTAAGATCCGGATACCAGTCCGACTGCTCGTCACAGGTATAAAAAACAGCTTTTCCGCCGGCAAGATTAATTGCAGCCGACCACAACGGATAATCCGGAGAAGGAACCAGAATTTCATCACCATCATTTAAAAGAGCCTGCATACAAAAAAGAATCAGCTCGCTGACACCATTTCCGATATAAACATCGTCCACGGTTAAATCCATAAGTCCTTTGGTCTGGTAATACTGGACAATAGCTTTTCGCGCCGGAAAAATCCCCTTGGAATGGCAATATCCTTCTGAATCACGCAGATTATATTGCACATCACGAATGACTTCATCTGGAGCATTTAGCCGAAAAGGTGCCGGATTCCCAGTGTTGAGCATAATGATGTCTACGCCTTCACGTACCATACGATCCGCCTCGTCAACCACCGGTCCCCTAATATCATAACAAACGTTGTCCAACTTTTTTGACTTCTTAACAGCTTTCGTCACTACACTCAACTCCTTTTATATTAAATTTATCTGATTTATTATTATATCCGAAAACTCCTTTAATTTCACTATATTTTTCGACATAAAAACTAAACGGCGTAAAGCGATTCTATAAAAAAATTATGCATCTTCCAGATTGATCCGCTCAATCACCTGCTGATATCCTTTTCCATATTTAAGACAACGGTTAACCCGACTGATCGTTGCCGAGCTGGCACCTGTTTGTTTCTCTATCTCTGTAAATGTTTTTCCCTGCGACAGCAAAATGGCGATCTCAAAGCGATTCGCCATTTCTTCCACCTCGCGGATCGTACACAAATCATCAAAAAATGAATTAACTTCCGCTTCCGAAGAAAGCGCAAGAAAAGCTTTAGCTAAAATATTTCTTTTTGCTTCCATTTTATTACCCTACAATCCTTACCCTTATGAATTTTTTTTGAAAAATTTTATTCAATGTCACGTCATCGACGCCTTAGTAGTGTATAATATATTACTATACCATATCAAAAATAAAATGAAAGGTTTATTCATGAAATTATATAATACCTTAACACAAAAAAAAGAAACCTTTGTCCCAATTGAGCAAGGCAAGGTTAAGATGTATTCCTGTGGTCCAACTGTCTATAACTATTTTCATATCGGCAACGCCCGTCCCTTTATTGTCTTTGATACTCTGCGGCGATTTCTGGAGTATCAGGGTTATGAAGTCAGCTTTATTCAGAATTTTACCGATGTGGATGATAAAATCATTAAAAGAAGCGCTGAAGAAGGTATCCCACCCCAAGCCGTTTCCGAAAAATATATCGAAGAATACTTTAAAGATGCCGATGCTCTCTTAATTAAAAGAGCCTCGGCCCATCCAAAAGTCAGCGAAAATATTGAAGAAATTATTAATATGATTAAAACCCTGGAAGAAAAAGGACTAGCCTATAATATTGACGGAAATGTCTATTATTCGGTTGAAGGATTCGATGATTACGGTAAACTGTCCAAACAGTCTCTGGAAGATTTAAAAGCCGGTGCTCGGGTGGATGTCAACGACGAGAAAAAAAGTCCCCTCGATTTTGCCCTCTGGAAAAAGAAAAAAGAAGGCGAACCTTTCTGGGAAAGCCCCTGGGGGCAGGGCCGTCCGGGCTGGCATATCGAATGCTCGGCCATGTCCAAAAAACACCTGGGTGATACCATCGATATCCACGGTGGTGGACAGGACCTGATTTTCCCTCATCACGAAAATGAAATTGCCCAATCCGAAGGCTGCTGCGGCAAACCCTTTGCCAATTACTGGCTGCACAATGGCTACATCAATATTAATAATGAGAAGATGTCTAAATCCAAGGGGAATTTTTTCACCGTCAGAGACATTGCCAAGCACTTCGATCTTGAAGTGGTCAGAATGTTTATGCTGATGGCCCATTACCGAAGTCCTGTCAATTTCAGTGATGAACTGCTGGAACAGGCTAAAAATGCCTTGGACCGTCTCTACACAGCAAAATATCAGCTTGACTATCTGCTTGAAAACACCTCCCTGGAAGCTGCCAGTGAAAATGAACAAAGCTGGCTAAACAGCCTTTCACAATACCGTGATTCTTTTATTGCTGCGATGGAAGATGACCTGAACACAGCCGATGCCATTGCCGCTATTTTTGAACTGGTTCGAAACCTGAATTCCAATCTCAATGACAGCTCGTCTAAAGAAGCAATTATTGGTGGAAAAGCTGTCTTTGCAGAGCTCACAAATGTCTTGGGTCTTGCCGTTAAGGAGAAAGAAACCAGTCTTGATGTTCATGTTGAAACCCTTATTGCCGAACGACAGGCAGCAAGAAAGAACAAGGACTTTAAACGGGCAGACGAAATCCGCGATCAGCTGCTTGAAGAGGGAATCATCCTTGAAGATACCAGAGAAGGCGTTAAATGGAAACGGGCATAGAAAAAGTAAGTACTGCTATCAAAAGAAAATATCAACCGCAGGAAGTGATGGCCATGAATCCACTAGCTTTGGCTTATGTGGGAGATTCAGTTTTTTCAAACTTCGTCCGCCTTTATTTAATCGGCAGCGATCACCAGAATGTCCACTTCATGACCAAGGCATCGACTTGCTATGTAAGAGCGGATGCCCAAGCCTATATCATCCATTCTCTTAAAGACGAATTAAATGAAGATGAATTGCGAATCGTCAAACGTGGCCGAAATACTCGTTCCCATGTCCCCAAAAATGCTAAAATATGTGATTACCGCTATGCTACCGGTTTTGAGGCATTGGTCGGCTATCTCTATTTAACAGGTGCTCATGACCGATTGGACTGGCTCTGTTTTAATGGCATCAATCTAATTAATGGCCGAAGTTAAAAAT
This genomic interval from Eubacteriaceae bacterium ES3 contains the following:
- the guaB gene encoding IMP dehydrogenase, whose translation is MEKILKEGITFDDVLLIPGKSEVLPGDVDTGTRLTKKISLKIPIMSAGMDTVTEARLAIAMAREGGIGIVHKNMTIEEQAFEIDKVKRSENGVIVDPFYLSPDHSVGDALELMARYRISGVPITVDMKLVGIITNRDLRFENDPKKKIKDAMTKDNLVTAEEGTTLEEAEAILKKHKIEKLPIIDSENTLKGLITIKDIEKSIKYPNAAKDYRGRLLVGGAVGISSNTLERVEALIKAQADVIVVDTAHGHSAGVARTVKEIKDKFPEVELIVGNIATGAAAKDLIEAGADCLKVGIGPGSICTTRVVAGIGVPQITAILDVVAVAKEHDIPVIADGGIKHSGDVVKAIGAGADVVMIGSLFAGTEESPGETIIYQGRSFKSYRGMGSLGAMKEGSSDRYFQEGQKKLVPEGVEGRVAYKGTLADTVYQLVGGLRSGMGYCGTGTIKELREKSQFVKITSAGLIESHPHDITITQESPNYNSARY
- a CDS encoding 2-oxo acid dehydrogenase subunit E2 — protein: MAQEIILPKLGMDMSSGTIIDWLVEEGDKVKKGEPILEIMTDKVSIEVEAEESGVILKILGEVDHEYPVYSVIGYIGQEGEWIPGNESTEAFVDHLAKIGLKSQNEEPAVKEAEPQMAVKPVRPQKVVPQDVVVPQKKGYDLSIDDKLPDLENYFQNDYYVEGDHVLHEVSVAEKKKLFEEIKTNKSLITEKKSENLQRARMSPAARRLMREAGIDLNNVLGTGPNGRIQLADVEKTISAIKAKGTAPVYETAEIETELESLVGHPENRKKTKSTLRPKNQSIKEMTRKNMTEEKNENRASRKSNLDFVPFVENGEANLRDEIIVKPTPIKDEEIKLNSSENRPEWEMPENLNAEPLKEEVVDQGGISEETDNTVEESDENQGVESEGVTPADKETERTLTTEAEKAEVQKAIEEAQAEKIKMMEAIKAAEAEKEEMIRLLNEERENREVQEQLENAKAEQELEDVSEKKNPNQLLADKKQKLKEEEDELEALIQEARKLARELLAEEESKSLLNYKENADPHSKVMETEESDAVQGSQEAKAEIPVVEKEAIAQDIIPELLIPELIDDIELIKNENLVEVAEINDLQSEEGETREVMVDHENTEIEKNLASESEPVIDGENLLKKTDVEQSQADESRKSIPLSGKRKIIAERMFKSHQENAVITLTVEIDMSEIKELRRKITGKVEEQAGYRCTYTDFLLIATSRALQKHEMMNCSRQNEQIFINEEVNIGLAVGQDDGLLVPVIKQCQTMNFVEMVKARGETLKKIKSKKYTPEDLKGSTFTITNLGMYGVESFTAIINQPNAAILSVGEVVSRMRVIHGEAMVRSVMKISLNLDHQVADGMAGAKFLEDVKADMENPSLLLF
- a CDS encoding alpha-ketoacid dehydrogenase subunit beta → MIKRSKKMTYREAIRLAMSEEMRRDENVIFLGEDIGLYGGSFGLSAGMLGEFGDDRIMDTPISEGAIVGTAVGAAVTGLRPICEIMFMDFMTLAMDSLVNQGAKMRYMFGGQSQVPMVMRLPAGSGTGAAAQHCQSLEAWLCHIPGIKVVTPSTAEQAKGLMKAAIRDNNPVCFMEHKLLYKEVGLVPLDKDFVIELGKTVVERDGKDITIVTYGTMLKKAMEAAEFLKEEGIEVEILNPLTLYPMDMGPIIESVIKTGKLIVAHEAAKTGGIGGEIAARVAESDAFDYLDAPIVRLGGLDVPIPYNRELEAAVVPQKNDFVHAVYKLLNRE
- a CDS encoding thiamine pyrophosphate-dependent dehydrogenase E1 component subunit alpha yields the protein MELSEEILLKIYFRMNQARFFEEKIDYLFSRGLVHGTTHLAMGQEASAVASCMALEEGDLVSLTHRGHAQAIGFGLDVNRMMAEFLGKATGYCKGKGGSMHIADVENGNLGANGVVGGGFSLSCGAALTQKYKETGKAVLCFAGDGATNEGSFHESLNLASVWKLPVVFFIENNGYGMSTPIKKHMNIERIADRSQSYDIPGLTLDGNDFLEVYNVTTKALRYARAGKGPVLIESKTYRYNGHSKSDAQVYRSKEEIAEWKKKDPILKMKNYLLNRRIMTEEQIEALETEARNSIEAAYKYAQESPEPEITSVLDDVYA
- the ispD gene encoding 2-C-methyl-D-erythritol 4-phosphate cytidylyltransferase — its product is MHRKYISAIIPAAGQGRRMNAPINKQYLTLNGKPILAHTLEVFEKSELIDEIILVVNENEFRVCRQQVLKPYHFQKVKMIQGGETRQESVYKGILASSEKADLVMVHDGARPLVQEKMIFESILETMEFGATTVGVPSKNTIKVIDEKGMVVSTPKRETLVEIQTPQTFLADLLRKAHEKAIKDDFSGTDDASLVEALPHPVKIVTGHYTNIKITTPEDLIIAESILKQFGSLKNRKT
- the tsaE gene encoding tRNA (adenosine(37)-N6)-threonylcarbamoyltransferase complex ATPase subunit type 1 TsaE, yielding MTISFEFESQSDKDTLEFGRQLGKMLGFPFVILLKGEMGAGKTLMTRGIAAGLGIGEDAVSSPTYTIVNVYSDKLYHFDLYRLSDHDELYEMGFYDYLDQKAGLIIEWPDLVEAEKFDRCLEIRIESKDYLSRKITFATDDDQIAEALKTIG
- a CDS encoding PspC domain-containing protein; this encodes MKKHLIRKKDNAILAGVCSGLGDYFGITPWIFRIIFIVPVLPFFMGFWAGVISIVVYLLLAFNIPGNTRRIKDGEIVEVDYEIIDDENDPNE
- a CDS encoding pyridoxal phosphate-dependent aminotransferase yields the protein MTKAVKKSKKLDNVCYDIRGPVVDEADRMVREGVDIIMLNTGNPAPFRLNAPDEVIRDVQYNLRDSEGYCHSKGIFPARKAIVQYYQTKGLMDLTVDDVYIGNGVSELILFCMQALLNDGDEILVPSPDYPLWSAAINLAGGKAVFYTCDEQSDWYPDLKDMESKINSNTKGIVVINPNNPTGALYPKDILEGIVKLAVENDLIIYADEIYDRIIYDDQVHIPLASLTDEVLVVTLNGLSKSHRVAGFRVGWMILTGNKAGAKDYIEGINILASMRLCANVPAQHAIQTSLGGYQSINDLVKPGGRLYEQREIVHKRVNSIPGLSCVKPQGAFYCFPKLDIERFNIKSDVQFALDFLKREHVLMVQGTGFNWPLPDHFRIVFLPHPEELIETMDRLERFLENYYQE
- a CDS encoding YerC/YecD family TrpR-related protein; protein product: MEAKRNILAKAFLALSSEAEVNSFFDDLCTIREVEEMANRFEIAILLSQGKTFTEIEKQTGASSATISRVNRCLKYGKGYQQVIERINLEDA
- the cysS gene encoding cysteine--tRNA ligase, whose amino-acid sequence is MKLYNTLTQKKETFVPIEQGKVKMYSCGPTVYNYFHIGNARPFIVFDTLRRFLEYQGYEVSFIQNFTDVDDKIIKRSAEEGIPPQAVSEKYIEEYFKDADALLIKRASAHPKVSENIEEIINMIKTLEEKGLAYNIDGNVYYSVEGFDDYGKLSKQSLEDLKAGARVDVNDEKKSPLDFALWKKKKEGEPFWESPWGQGRPGWHIECSAMSKKHLGDTIDIHGGGQDLIFPHHENEIAQSEGCCGKPFANYWLHNGYININNEKMSKSKGNFFTVRDIAKHFDLEVVRMFMLMAHYRSPVNFSDELLEQAKNALDRLYTAKYQLDYLLENTSLEAASENEQSWLNSLSQYRDSFIAAMEDDLNTADAIAAIFELVRNLNSNLNDSSSKEAIIGGKAVFAELTNVLGLAVKEKETSLDVHVETLIAERQAARKNKDFKRADEIRDQLLEEGIILEDTREGVKWKRA
- a CDS encoding ribonuclease III domain-containing protein encodes the protein METGIEKVSTAIKRKYQPQEVMAMNPLALAYVGDSVFSNFVRLYLIGSDHQNVHFMTKASTCYVRADAQAYIIHSLKDELNEDELRIVKRGRNTRSHVPKNAKICDYRYATGFEALVGYLYLTGAHDRLDWLCFNGINLINGRS